The genomic window AAATACATAAGAACAAATGACAATTTTTCATAGCACCAAGAATAGTAGAAAGGGAACTGACTAAGATGAAAGAAGAAGCAAACAGAATTGATCTACTACGCAAAAATCATCAAGAAACCTGTGAACAGCTACAACATAATCTTTCGTTATTACTCCTTGATGTTGAGGAACATTCGGAGCGCAGTCATTCAACAAAAGAATACCATGACAAGGTATTGGTTCCGCTGATTAGAGGAGCAGCGCTATTGGGAGACATGATTGGGGAAGCAAATGTAAAATTTTCAGAGGAGTATGTATTAGCAGCACATCGAAGTGAGATCAGTACAAGTGATTTGGAGGATCAAATCATTCAATGGGATCAGTTGATTTTGGAGGTTCAAGGTAAGCTGAAGGAGCTGGCAGTTTCAGAGCTTGATCCATTAAATAAAGCCTTTCAAATCAGCAAGTGTACAACCCTTTTGGGATTATACGGCTCAATAAAACGTGAGTTGAAGCATGAGCTAGCCCAGTATGAACGCGTCATAGATTCCTCCTCTGCAATTATTGAAGAAATCGCCTGCTTGAATAAATGGATCAATCAAGGCTATGAGCTAGCGAATGGTTGTTGGGATAAAACGACGGCCGTATTTACAGAACCTGAACCAGAAGAATTTGAATGGGTCACGCAGCTCAAAGAGGCAGAACAAAAGTGGTTGGAGAAGCATCAGTCAAAAAAATACTTGCTTGATCCATTTGAACACTAGACAGGAACGGTGGGTGTGAACCCTTCAAGATAATCCATGCTTGACTATTTCTAAGAAAGCTCCTAAAAAAGGGATCATTCAGCCTTTTTCGCATCTATCATAAAAAAGAAAGTTTTTGATTCTGCTTTGCCTGCCGAAGTTCTTTTAAGGTTTTTGGCTAAGGGTAGAAAAGTATAAATTCAGAGTTATCTATTGTGAAATGTGTGGATATTCGATATAGTAAATGATATATGCTTATGATTCAGGGATACAAAACTCACTGAATTTCTTTTTCACAGACTCTTTTTTGAGTTGCTGTTGGATGAGGGAGGAGCTTCCTTAAAAGATACGAAAAAGGGGAGTATAAGATGTAGTTTGCTGAAATGAAGAATGACTTGATAAAAGGAGAAAATGGGATGACGAGAAGCGAAATCAAAAAAAAGGCGCAGCAACTGCTGCATAGGAACTATGGGCATTGGAGTACCTTGATCATGATTCCATTCATTATTATGGCGATTTACTCTTTTATCATTTTTGTAGGGATCGGAGCAACAAGCACTTATGACAGCTACAATTATGAGGACGACAGTGAGATTTATCGTTCTTGGCAGGATGATACGGATTCAGATGGCAATTACTATAATGATGATTATATGGAAGGCTACAATGACGGCTATGACGATGGCTATGATGATGGGTACGACGATGGGTATTATGATTATGAAGATGAAGGCGGCTATTTTGATAACCAAAAGCCTGCTGATGAAGGACATAATTTGAACCATTCATTAAATACAAAGACTGAAACGGTATCTTTGATTAATAATACAACAAGAATGAGCAGCTACGATTATGGCTACTATAGAGTTAGAACGAGAACATTTAGCTTCTTCTGGTTTTTATTCATGTTAGTAATCATGGCAGCGACAATTTTGTATCAGGGAATGATTCGTTGGGCAGCAGTCGATAATGTAGAAGGAAGACCTTTCAGTTTGAGATTGACGTTCACAAAATTCTTTAAAGAAAACGGTAGACGAGCGGCAACAGCCAATTTCTTAGTAGTACTTTATACATTCCTGTGGACCTTGCTATTTTGGGTGCCGGGGATTGTCAAGCAGATTTCCTATAGTATGACCAATTACTTGATGAGAAAAGATGAAGCCCTAACGCCTAAACAAGCCATTGCTTTGAGCACAGAGCTGATGAAGGGCTATAAAATGGAGTATTTGATGTTTACTTTGTCCTTTATTCTTTGGTACTTTGCTTCGTTTTTCAGTGGAGGTATCGCATTGTTTCATGTGATTCCTTACTATAGTGTATCAGAGACATTATTTTTCGATGAAATCATCAAAGAGAAACATCATCTGTTCAGCAATGAGTTAGAAGATGGCTTCACAGATTTCTAATGAATTTTTCTGAGTAGAGGGTGTGACAGAAGCTGCTTCTGTCACACCTTTTATCCGGTTTTAAAGGGCTATGGCACATTAATGTCATCATCCCACTCTATCACTACCAAAAAAGGACCCGTCTGAGGTCCTTTTTTGATTACTCAAAGTGCTAGTCCACGGATTTGGTCATTTTAATAAACTCATAGGTGCCACCATTTGTTTGTTGAAGAAATGAATGACTTTCTTTGAAGCCGACTGCTTGATAGGCTTTGATAGCTCGTTTATTGAAAGCAGCAACGGACAGCTCCACCTCGGTTACCGCAGGAAATGTAGTAGTTAGAAACTGCAGGATTTCAAGAATAAATGATTGCCCCAAGCCTTTGCCTGTCAAATCAGGTCTAAGCCCCAAACCGATCTCAGCGGTGTCAGGTGTGTCAAGGATAATGACAAAGTAGCCGTACAACTCTTTGTTTTTCCATACTTCGTAATATTGGTTGTTTCTTTTTTCCGGATCAATCAACTCCTGATAATCTTCTTCATCAGCAGTGGCATCGTAAAAGGAATAAGGCTCTTCGTATTTCCAGTGATCAGCAATCGTAACGGCTGATTGTTGTGACATTGTTCGAATAATTGTTTTCATAGAAATTTCTCCTTTTTAGAATGAATACATAAGCCAGCTCAATGTGTAGAGGGCTGGCCTTTTCGACAACGAGCTCAATCCCGTTTTTTTGAGTATACTATCTATAGTAATCAGTATAACGCAGTGGGAATGGAAAAACAGTTTTTTTCCAAAGGGACTGTTCATTAAGGTCAGAGTTGAAAATTAGGCAGAGACTGATTTTTTCAGACACGTTCTAGGTTAAGTGCTATAATGTTGTCATGTCTTTGAGCGAAAGAAGAGATACCCATTAATGGTGTGTGAATCGTGGAAGCTGAATGTATAATTGGGTTACGTAGACACATGATCATGGCTTTCAGACAGAAAGCAAATGGCTAGTGCAATAATTAATTTTGGGAGATGAGTGAATGAAAGCAAATGCAGAGAAATTAAAAAATAAATTTAAGCAGCCTCAGGTAATCATTTATTTGGTTATAGAAATTTTGATCAATGCGATGCTTTATTACCCGATGTCCTTTGCTTATTCATTAGCAGAAGGGACGACAGACGGGTTTCAATTTATCTATTTAGCAACATATATGACAGTTGCTGGCGCTGTTTCAGGATTGGTTGCACTTATGTCAGAGAGTGGTGGTATCAGAAAATTTTTCTCGGGACTTTTTTTTGTGGCGAGTATACTTATAATCGTCTATGTCATCCAAAATCTTTTTCAAAGCTGGTTTGGCTGGGTGCTCCTATTGTTCCTTTTGGGTAGCTCGCTGATCATTTTTCAGAATATGCGAAAAGGTCCGGTAGTTGTGAGCCCAAAGTCAAAAAGTGAATAAAAACCAATGGCTGCTTCTATTCAGCAGATAAAAAACAGATAGTGAATGAATAGACAAATAATTAATCGAAATATTTGAACGTTTATCTTTTTCTAGATATGTATTCTGGTTAACATTTAGTAAATCAAGGTGTTTTTTTGGTTAATCAATCGGAAATTTTCACAAAAGTAAATAATAATCTAAAAAAAATCTTAACATATCTTTAGTTGACTTCATTTTTTGATATAGGTATAGTAAATATGAATTATTTGTTCTTATAGAAAAGAATGTGATGCAGATTTCTTATTATGAATGTAAATGGGTTTTGTAATAAGAAGCTAATGTGTGTCCGGATGAGCTTGGAAAAGACATAAGCAAATCATAGGGAGTGCTCTTATGAGCAACTTGTAATTAAATGAGCAATGCTTGATGAAAGGACATAACCAAACCGATGAAAAAAACAGCTAAAACAGGAATTATTGTTCTACTTTCTATTATCTTTGTACTGGATGCTTTAGGGTGTTATGCGGCACTGACGTTTTTTAGTGCAAAGGAGAATGTGGAAGCAAAAGCAATTGTGACGAAAAATAAGGACTTCAGTGGAGACGATCAAACCAGTGAACAAGAAGTCAACGTTCTGCTGATTGGAACAGATACCAGAGATGATGATGGAGATGGGGGACGATCGGATACCTTGATGGTTGCCCATTATGACGGCAAAACAAAGCAACCAAAGCTGATTTCAATTATGCGTGATAGCTTTGTAAATATTCCCGGTTATGGGGTTGGAAAAATAAATTCAGCCTATGCATACGGTGGTGCCAAGCTTACGAAACAAGTATTGAACGAAAGCTTTGATTTACCCATCAATTACTATGCGATTATTGACTTTAGTCAGTTTAGTGAACTGATCGATGAGCTTTATTCGGATGGGGTAAAGATCGACGCTGAGAAAGATATTAATCTGGATGGTGTTGATATTTATCAAGGAGAGCAAAAGATGGACGGCAATACTCTGTTACAATATGCGCGATTCAGAATGGATGAAGAAGGAGACTTTGGTCGTGTTCGGAGACAACAACAGGTGATGAACGCACTGACTGACCAATCTGCGAACCTGATTCCTATTTTGAAGCTTCCAAAGGTTGCAGGAGAAGCCGTTGGAAAACTGGATACCAACATGCCAACAGATTTAATTATTGATTTAGCAAAAGATTTTCTTATGGGAAGTGTCAAACCACTTGAAACATTGTCTGTTCCAGTGGAAGGCAGCTGGGACTTTAACGATAATACTTCTGCAGGAAGTGTCATCGAAATCGATGAAGCAACAAATGCACAAGCCATCAAAGAATTTTTTTGAATCAGAGTAAGAATTTTTTTTAGAAAAAGGACGTTGCGAAAATTTTGTCGCAGCGTCCTTTTACTTATCTATTATTTTCCAGTAGCGATGAATGGTGCAACCATACCTGCTAAAGCTTCGACATTTCTTGTTTGAATTAGAACAGTTCCTCTTCCGTGGAATTCGTTGACTAATCCTTCACCAGTAGTGAAGCCGAACATACCGGAAGCTACTTTGATATTGTAGTCCAGTGATTCTGTCCAAGCGACAACGTGCTGGTTATCGATGATAAATGGTTGGTTTCCATCTAGTTGAAGCTCAACGATGTCCCCATAAGCATTCACCAATAATGTCCCTTTTCCGGCAGTCTCCATTACGAAGAAGCCGCCTGTTCCGCCAAATAGAGAGGTGCTTACCTTTTGACGTTTCATTTCATAAGAAACTGTTGCATCACATGCTAGAAATGCCCCGTCATTCAAACGCCAATGCTCCATCCCAACTTCCAATTCTTTGATTGCGCCAGGTGTTCCCGGAGCTAAAGCGATGACTGCATTATCGCTTAATCCTGTTGCTTGAGTAATGAAGAAGCTTTCTCCACTAGTCATAGAACGTCCTAATGCACGAATCGCACCACCAAGACCAGATTGACCGTTGCTGTTCATTTTTCCTTCAAGATTGATCTGACCATTATGGTAGACCATCGCACCTCGTTCTAATTGAATCATTTCTCTGTTTCTTAGTGAAACCTCAACTAAAGGAAACAGTGTGTTTTCTGTCATTGTAAAATTCATTTTTCTCCCCCTTATTAATGTAATGTAAATAGAGACTAGTTTAATTATAACTTTGTTCTCAGATAATTCAAAGAAAATTCGAATTTTAAGATTCAAACTTCACAGTTCTTCTATAGATTAAAGATAGACTGAATATGGAAAGTTGAAAAACGGATGAAGATATGGGGAGTGGGAAGAAATGAAGGAAATTCTAAGAATGGAAGGTATCTCTAAGAGCTTTGGTCATCAACAGGTTTTGAAAGATATCGATCTTATTATTGATAAACCGGAAATTATTGCGTTGGTTGCGCCAAATGGGTCTGGGAAAACAACGCTGCTGAATTTGATTGCAGATATAGAAGAACCGAATGCAGGAGAAATAACTATTTTAGGCAGGCGGAATGTAGATTATCACATATTTTATGACATGTCCTACTTGCAGGACCCATCTATTTTATACCAGCATCTGACAGGCTGGGATCATATGGAGTTTATTCGCAGAGAGCATAAGAAGACAAAAGAAGACATGCTCGCACTTGTTGAAGAGCTGGGGATGACTCAGTATATGAGTAAAAAAGTCAAAAATTATTCATTGGGGATGAAGCAGCATCTACTTTTGGGAATTGCTTTGATGAATGATCCAAAGCTTCTATTAATGGATGAGCCGTTAAACGGACTCGATCCTTTTAGTATTGAACAAGTTCGAACGATTTTGAAGAGGCTGCATAGCCAGGGCGTAACGATTATTCTTTCGTCTCATAATTTAGATGAAATCGAAAAAGTCACAGAGACGATTTTGTTTTTACATGAAGGTCAGCTTGTTTCAAAAGAAAACATTAAAATAGAAGAAATCGAGTATGAGTTTGTCCTTGCAGAACAAGAGCTTGCTATGAAATTTTTAGATAGAATCGATGTTCCTTATGAGATTTGTTCTTCCTATAAAATTAGAGGAACTTTTGTATCTGAACAGTTGTTGGCATTCAAAGCCTTCTGTTCTGAACAGGAATTGACTGTGTTTGATCAGCGAATGGCAAAAGGCACATTAGAAACGATGTACTTCAATTTATTTGCCAGTAGGACGCAGTGTGTGAGCTAAATGATGTTCGAATGGGTAAAGTGGAAAAGAAACCCTAAAAATTTATTGTTGTTAGGTATTTTATTTGTATCATTAGCCGTTCAGCTGACCAATCAATGGGATCGCAGTACACGAATAGGTGCTGAAGATCACGAAGTATTGAAGGCTATGGCTGATGAGATACAGCCTCCGCAAGGGTATCTAGGAACGCCGGAACCATACAAGATGCTTCACCATCTTGATGAGAATGGTGTTTTTTTATCTGAGAAGGATGAAGCACAATATAAGACAGTGGTTGCTATATTGTATCTTTTAGAAGATGAGAATACCGCAAGAAATAACCGAGCGTGGGAGGAACAGCTTGCTGTACAGACGGAAAGACTGACACTTCAGAAGGAGTATATAGAGGCCGGCGGGACAGAATGGACGCTGCTCTCTCTCAAAGAAGTGAATCAGCAATTAGCACGAAATGAGTGGTTGCGCACAAAGGGCTTGACCATTGAGGAAATGACTGCCAGTCCAAAGGGAGTCTATTTCATTTATTCATTACTGCAGCAGGCTATGGTTTTCGGTGGGTTGATTCTGGTTGTTGCATTATTTTTCTTTGACTATTTATCAAATGAATATGAACGAAAAACGTACTTATTTATGTCGGTACAACCAGTAAGTAAATGGCAACGGTATTTCCGAAAGGTGAAGACAGCTGTATGGATTACTGGTGGGACGTATATACTCTATCTTGGTATCGGCTTTTCTGTCGCTTCTTTGCTGTTCGGTACTGGAAGCGTGCATTATCCAATAATAGTAGAAACAGCTACTACGTTCTATCCTATTTCTGTAGGCAGCTATATTTTAGCAGTTGCTAGTCAGCAATTGCTATTCATGGTCTTTATTATTCAAATACTTTTGCTTCTTTCGTTAGTACTGAAAAATGCACTGGAGGTTTTAGCAACATTCTTAGTACTTCTTTTTCTGCCAAATATTCTTGCATATGTTATTCCAGCGGTAAGCCATATTGGGCAATGGCTGCCATTTTTTTATATGGATGTAACACGCTATCTGACAGAAGGCTTTGGTTTTAGTGAAGCCTTCTTGTTGGGAATAACAGTGTTGGTGCTCGGTAATATAACGATTTTTCAAGTGAGCAAATGGACGGTGAGGAGGCTAAGATGAACAGCATTCGTTTTGAAGAGAAAAAAATCTGGAAACAACGAAAAAACTATGTGCTGGTTGCAATAGGTTTAATAGTGATTGTAGTACTGTTTCTATTCAACAGACATATGGGGATCGTAGAAAATAATGAAATAGATCAAGAGGCTGTGTTTTCTGGGCCAATTCTTGGTCGTAAAGAATTTGATACGGAACTGGAGGAGTATTTGACCTCCGTGAATCTGATGATTGATGAACAGGAAGCTACTTTTCTTGCAGCGGCTGACAAAGGAGAATCCTTGGAGGAGTCGTTAACCCTGCCGACCTATCCTTTCTACCGAGCAGCACTCAATAATGAACTAATTAATAAAGAGCTACCGCCTTATTCTATGCGTTATGGGACACAAAGCAGTGTATTTTCTGCCATCGTCTTAACAGGGATTGCCAGTCTATTAGGAATTATCTTTTTCCTATTTTTATTTGGCGATAGTCTGACAAAAGAGTTTGAGGAACGAACAATGAACCTCTGTTTGACTCAGCCAATCTCACGCGTACGACTATATCTATTGAAGTATTCGCTGACAGTAGGGCATTCCTTTTTACTGACCATCTTTCTTGTAGTGGTTGCAAGTCTAATTGGGTTAGGTATATCAGGAGCTAGCTCATGGCAATATCCGATAATAGTATTTACAGAGATGTCTATGACATTTATACCGATTATTCAATATATGGCACGTGTTCTCGGCTTGTTTCTTTTTGTCCTGTTGTTTTGCTTTGCCATTCACTTTTTGTTCAGCACATTG from Enterococcus sp. 9E7_DIV0242 includes these protein-coding regions:
- a CDS encoding DUF975 family protein; translated protein: MTRSEIKKKAQQLLHRNYGHWSTLIMIPFIIMAIYSFIIFVGIGATSTYDSYNYEDDSEIYRSWQDDTDSDGNYYNDDYMEGYNDGYDDGYDDGYDDGYYDYEDEGGYFDNQKPADEGHNLNHSLNTKTETVSLINNTTRMSSYDYGYYRVRTRTFSFFWFLFMLVIMAATILYQGMIRWAAVDNVEGRPFSLRLTFTKFFKENGRRAATANFLVVLYTFLWTLLFWVPGIVKQISYSMTNYLMRKDEALTPKQAIALSTELMKGYKMEYLMFTLSFILWYFASFFSGGIALFHVIPYYSVSETLFFDEIIKEKHHLFSNELEDGFTDF
- a CDS encoding GNAT family N-acetyltransferase gives rise to the protein MKTIIRTMSQQSAVTIADHWKYEEPYSFYDATADEEDYQELIDPEKRNNQYYEVWKNKELYGYFVIILDTPDTAEIGLGLRPDLTGKGLGQSFILEILQFLTTTFPAVTEVELSVAAFNKRAIKAYQAVGFKESHSFLQQTNGGTYEFIKMTKSVD
- a CDS encoding LCP family protein, whose translation is MKKTAKTGIIVLLSIIFVLDALGCYAALTFFSAKENVEAKAIVTKNKDFSGDDQTSEQEVNVLLIGTDTRDDDGDGGRSDTLMVAHYDGKTKQPKLISIMRDSFVNIPGYGVGKINSAYAYGGAKLTKQVLNESFDLPINYYAIIDFSQFSELIDELYSDGVKIDAEKDINLDGVDIYQGEQKMDGNTLLQYARFRMDEEGDFGRVRRQQQVMNALTDQSANLIPILKLPKVAGEAVGKLDTNMPTDLIIDLAKDFLMGSVKPLETLSVPVEGSWDFNDNTSAGSVIEIDEATNAQAIKEFF
- a CDS encoding TIGR00266 family protein, which gives rise to MNFTMTENTLFPLVEVSLRNREMIQLERGAMVYHNGQINLEGKMNSNGQSGLGGAIRALGRSMTSGESFFITQATGLSDNAVIALAPGTPGAIKELEVGMEHWRLNDGAFLACDATVSYEMKRQKVSTSLFGGTGGFFVMETAGKGTLLVNAYGDIVELQLDGNQPFIIDNQHVVAWTESLDYNIKVASGMFGFTTGEGLVNEFHGRGTVLIQTRNVEALAGMVAPFIATGK
- a CDS encoding ABC transporter ATP-binding protein → MKEILRMEGISKSFGHQQVLKDIDLIIDKPEIIALVAPNGSGKTTLLNLIADIEEPNAGEITILGRRNVDYHIFYDMSYLQDPSILYQHLTGWDHMEFIRREHKKTKEDMLALVEELGMTQYMSKKVKNYSLGMKQHLLLGIALMNDPKLLLMDEPLNGLDPFSIEQVRTILKRLHSQGVTIILSSHNLDEIEKVTETILFLHEGQLVSKENIKIEEIEYEFVLAEQELAMKFLDRIDVPYEICSSYKIRGTFVSEQLLAFKAFCSEQELTVFDQRMAKGTLETMYFNLFASRTQCVS
- a CDS encoding ABC transporter permease subunit; translated protein: MFEWVKWKRNPKNLLLLGILFVSLAVQLTNQWDRSTRIGAEDHEVLKAMADEIQPPQGYLGTPEPYKMLHHLDENGVFLSEKDEAQYKTVVAILYLLEDENTARNNRAWEEQLAVQTERLTLQKEYIEAGGTEWTLLSLKEVNQQLARNEWLRTKGLTIEEMTASPKGVYFIYSLLQQAMVFGGLILVVALFFFDYLSNEYERKTYLFMSVQPVSKWQRYFRKVKTAVWITGGTYILYLGIGFSVASLLFGTGSVHYPIIVETATTFYPISVGSYILAVASQQLLFMVFIIQILLLLSLVLKNALEVLATFLVLLFLPNILAYVIPAVSHIGQWLPFFYMDVTRYLTEGFGFSEAFLLGITVLVLGNITIFQVSKWTVRRLR
- a CDS encoding ABC transporter permease; the protein is MNSIRFEEKKIWKQRKNYVLVAIGLIVIVVLFLFNRHMGIVENNEIDQEAVFSGPILGRKEFDTELEEYLTSVNLMIDEQEATFLAAADKGESLEESLTLPTYPFYRAALNNELINKELPPYSMRYGTQSSVFSAIVLTGIASLLGIIFFLFLFGDSLTKEFEERTMNLCLTQPISRVRLYLLKYSLTVGHSFLLTIFLVVVASLIGLGISGASSWQYPIIVFTEMSMTFIPIIQYMARVLGLFLFVLLFCFAIHFLFSTLFRKTTFSLLATIFILAEGHFISVSSNEVLRKIAHLNPFTYLNVGKLFIGYDFREYGQYNIENQEYYANWCLPRTLHNPQIEFTQGLLVLGVTALLIFCIGCYCFRKNIRLDV